Genomic DNA from Sediminispirochaeta bajacaliforniensis DSM 16054:
TGAAAACCTCGAAGCACTGACGAATGACAATGTTCCTATCCGTGGTCTCTATGTCGCAGGGGTAGATGGCGGGAGTATGTTTCACAAACCCTATTATGATATTTGCGGAACGAGCATGATGTATGCCATCGGAAGCGGACGAATCGAAGGAAGGGAAGCCGCTAAATATGTTGTGTCAAAATGAGAAACGCTTTGAAACGCTCCAGCGTTTCCATTTTTAAAAGTTGATCCTCTTGGAGAAAAGAGCTGAAGAATGAATTGATGTGGATAGGAAGCTGGAATCCTGCAGAATTTGATTTTGCAAAAAAGGGACAGCAGGCTTCCTATCCGTAAGAAGTGTATAGTGTTCGGAATCCTGGTGATAAGTGAAATCCTTTTCCATTTTCCGGCAAATAGATAACGAACATGATTCCTTTCCACTCATGGCGACATGTTAGCAATTCGGTCTTTCAACAAGCAATGGGCCACATGTCCGTTGCGATATCTGATGCTACTACACCACATACTTCATTCGATTGCCGCCGAGGACGTTTTGAATGACGTCGACGGCGACAACAGGCAAACGAAATCAGGTAAAGTCTTTCAAGTACTCTTTGTTGGCTTCAATGAGCTCTGCAACCATGTCGTTGATCTGGCCCAATGTGCACATAGCGGCGGTTAGCGGATCCAGCTTCACCGCATCATATATCATGGATAGCTTCTTTTCGTTCCCTGCCATGGCCATGAGTTTGTGCATGTTGATGTTGGTTATATTCAATGCCGCAAGTTGTTGAGGTATTTCACCCACGTAACAGGGATGGATTCCCTCGCTGTCGGTGTAACAAGCAACTTCGACAACCGAATCGGCCGGCAGGTTCGGAATCAGGCCGGTGTTCTTCACGTTGAGATTTGCCCTGAAGGGTTTGCCCGTCTCATAGGCATGAATGATCTCCGGCGCATATTCAAAGGTCTTCGCAACCTCGATGTCCTCGCCCGATTCCAGCATCCCGACAAGTTTATGGTAGTAGACATCGGTGTATTTTTCATGTCTCAGCCACCATCTGTCGTCCACCTGATATTCCTTGATCATGTCCGGATTCTTGCGAAAATACGGACAGTATTCCCCCATATGAAAGGGTGATTCTGAGACATACTTTCCGAAGTTGTCCATGACCTCAAACCTGACGAGGTCGACAAGCCTGACGTGGGGTTCAAGTTCATACTTGCTGTAATCCGGTTCTACCTGCCAGAGCTTCTTCACCTTCTCCTTATCCTTGGAGATTTCCTTGAGTTGGGGATATGCATCCTTGCCGTCCACCTTCAGTTGCAGAAACCAGTCCATATGATTTATACCGGCCGCCCAGTAGGAGACCCGGCTTCGGTCAACACCCATATAGGCTGACAGCTGCAAGGCGGTACTCTGGACGTTGTGGCAGAAGCCGAAAACCTTGATGGAAGTTGCATGGTTCAGAGCAAGACACAGAGGCGCCATTGGGTTTGTGTAGTTAAAGAAATATGCATCGGGACAGAGCCTCTCCATGTCCTTACAGATATCGAGAAGTACTGGGTAGGCCCTTAGAAACCTGAACATTCCCCCGGGACCGATGATGTCCCCCACGCACTGGTGCAGTCCGTATTTGTCGGGGATTTCAAGATCTTTCTCGTACATCTCAACACCGCCGACGCCAACTGTACTGGTTACAAATGTTGCATCTTTTAGAACTTTGCACCGATCGGTACTAGATTCGACAACAGTTTTTCTGCCGAACTGTTTCACGATCTTTTTCGTTACCTTTTCCATGACAGCCAGTTTCTCCGCATCGATATCGACCAGAGAAATGTTGTCGATCTCCATATCGTCGTAGTACAAGAGATCTCCAACCAAGTTCTTCGTAAACATTGCACTGCCAGCACCGATAATTACTACCTTTGTCATGTTAATACCTCTTAAAATTATTTTACGACAATAGCAACATTCCTATCGGTTGTTGCTACCACAATAGCCAAAAATAAGACGCCCCGTATCAGCTGCTGAATATTGGGATCAATCTGCAACAGGGCCAGACCGTTATTTAAGACGGCGAATAATAGTACGCCCACAATGACACTGCTGAATCTATTCTTAGAACCTCCCGCTACCGGCATGCCTCCTAAAACAAGCGCAATCATGATGTTCGTCTCCAGTAATGTACCTGAAGTAGCCGTTATGGAGCCGACGCGGATGGTGTTGATCGTCGCAGCAAACCCTGCGAGGGCACCTGCCAGCGTATAGACAAAGATTTTTGTACTCGCGACTCTTATTCCAGAAAATTTAGCCGCCGTCTCTCCAGCCCCAATCGCCTTTATCTTTCTCCCAAAGGAGGTCCCGCTAAACAGAAACCAGCCTAGCCCGAGTATGACGGCAACCGCCGGCACGATAATGTACAATTGGTCAAGTGAGTACATATACATAGGGGCAGACATCGGCTTTTCCGTCGTGAGAAACGCACATACGCCGCGGAAGATAAACATTGTACAAATCGTGACGATAAACGAACTGACCTTGAACTTCACAAATAAAAATCCGTTTATAAAGCCGATAACCGCGCCTACCGCTATTGAGACAATGACAGCCAAGATAAGATTAAACTGTGCCAAGAAGGCAACAGCAATGGAAGCGACACCAATGATGGAGCCTTGGGAAAAATCGAGGCTTCCCATGGTCATAATAAAAAAGACGCCGACGGAACAGATGACCAGGACATAGGACTGTTGAACAATCAACCGCAGGTTTCTCAGAGAAACGGAGGTGAAATTCGTCATAGTACCGAAGATCAGTACCAGTACCAAAAGGCCGATATAGGGCAACAGTGCCTGGAAAAGGTTCCCCCCGATACATGTTTGCTTTTTTGCTGCTCTTAATGTTTTCTTCATCATATACCCTTACTACAGCATTTGGTGAATCAAGTCGTGTTCGGTCAATTCTTTGCTTCTGAAAAACTCTCCGTTAATTCTTCCGTTCTTCAGAACAAGAATGCGATCGCACATTCCGATAAGCTCCATGAGCTCTTCCGAAATCATGACAATGGCTCTTCCCTCTTTTCTCAGGTTGTCCATGAGGGAATAGATATCTGCCTTGACCTTGATATCGATTCCACGCGTCGGACTATCCAGAATCAGTATTTGAGGCTCTGTACCCAACCAACGGGCAAGCACTACTTTCTGTTTATTTCCGCCGGACAGCCCCGCAACGAATTGTTCGATTCCCTGCATCTTGACACTCATCTGGTCTGCGAGCCTCTGGGCGAATTGTTTTTCCTTTGTCCGCGAAATGACAGGTCCTTTCCTAACCTTTGGCAACGAGAGAAGGGTGATGTTATCTCTGATACTGGCATTCAGAACAACCGATTCATTGTCTCTGTCCTTCGCCGTATAGGCTATGCCATTTTTGATGGCATCCGGTATCGAATTGATCTTAACGCCCGCGGCAGTCGCGATCTCTCCGCTACGATCGTAGGCCGCCCCGAAAAACGCCTTGGCCAAATCGTGCATTCCGCAATCGCTTAAACCGCCGATACCGAGTATCTCGCCTTTATGAACATCGAGGTCTATGTCAAAAATCTTGCCTTTAACGTTAATGTTCCTTGCCCGCAACACTACTTCTTCGCTTATTGCCCCACCGTAATCGGTCCGGTAGTACCTCCTGTCGATTTCCCTGCCAACCATGAGGAGCTTGAGCTGATCCGTACTGCTCTCCGACGATACAACCGTGTCGACGTAACGGCCATCCCGCAGGACCGACACCCTGTCGGTCAGTTGCAACACTTCATCAAGATCGTGGGAAATGAACAGCACGGTATTTCCGCTATCGCTAATCTTCTTTATGTGGTCATAGAGGATGTCCCGCCCATCCTGGGACAACGCGGTGGTTGTTTCATCGACAACAACGATCTTCGGACCGAAATGGGTTGCTTTGACTATTTCAACCAGCTTGCGTATTTCGTAGTCGTAACTGTCTATCATATCGCCGGCGTTGATATAGTCGAAGCCGTACCGTTTCAGTATCTCATTGACGGTTCTGTTCAACTTATGTGGTC
This window encodes:
- a CDS encoding ABC transporter permease → MKKTLRAAKKQTCIGGNLFQALLPYIGLLVLVLIFGTMTNFTSVSLRNLRLIVQQSYVLVICSVGVFFIMTMGSLDFSQGSIIGVASIAVAFLAQFNLILAVIVSIAVGAVIGFINGFLFVKFKVSSFIVTICTMFIFRGVCAFLTTEKPMSAPMYMYSLDQLYIIVPAVAVILGLGWFLFSGTSFGRKIKAIGAGETAAKFSGIRVASTKIFVYTLAGALAGFAATINTIRVGSITATSGTLLETNIMIALVLGGMPVAGGSKNRFSSVIVGVLLFAVLNNGLALLQIDPNIQQLIRGVLFLAIVVATTDRNVAIVVK
- a CDS encoding sugar ABC transporter ATP-binding protein; this translates as MNKSVEILRAENISKAFGNTQACNNVTLSLARGEVHGLIGENGSGKSTFASMLCGVYAPDGGTFYLDGEEYSAHTQVEANEKGVAIIVQEIGTLSGLTVAQNIFLGKEDRFTHFGILRPHKLNRTVNEILKRYGFDYINAGDMIDSYDYEIRKLVEIVKATHFGPKIVVVDETTTALSQDGRDILYDHIKKISDSGNTVLFISHDLDEVLQLTDRVSVLRDGRYVDTVVSSESSTDQLKLLMVGREIDRRYYRTDYGGAISEEVVLRARNINVKGKIFDIDLDVHKGEILGIGGLSDCGMHDLAKAFFGAAYDRSGEIATAAGVKINSIPDAIKNGIAYTAKDRDNESVVLNASIRDNITLLSLPKVRKGPVISRTKEKQFAQRLADQMSVKMQGIEQFVAGLSGGNKQKVVLARWLGTEPQILILDSPTRGIDIKVKADIYSLMDNLRKEGRAIVMISEELMELIGMCDRILVLKNGRINGEFFRSKELTEHDLIHQML
- the melA gene encoding alpha-galactosidase, which produces MTKVVIIGAGSAMFTKNLVGDLLYYDDMEIDNISLVDIDAEKLAVMEKVTKKIVKQFGRKTVVESSTDRCKVLKDATFVTSTVGVGGVEMYEKDLEIPDKYGLHQCVGDIIGPGGMFRFLRAYPVLLDICKDMERLCPDAYFFNYTNPMAPLCLALNHATSIKVFGFCHNVQSTALQLSAYMGVDRSRVSYWAAGINHMDWFLQLKVDGKDAYPQLKEISKDKEKVKKLWQVEPDYSKYELEPHVRLVDLVRFEVMDNFGKYVSESPFHMGEYCPYFRKNPDMIKEYQVDDRWWLRHEKYTDVYYHKLVGMLESGEDIEVAKTFEYAPEIIHAYETGKPFRANLNVKNTGLIPNLPADSVVEVACYTDSEGIHPCYVGEIPQQLAALNITNINMHKLMAMAGNEKKLSMIYDAVKLDPLTAAMCTLGQINDMVAELIEANKEYLKDFT